The Sulfurimonas aquatica genomic sequence TGAGTTTGATAAGAACTATGTCTTTGCCTTGGGGTTTAGAGGTTTTTATGAGATGTTTAAGTCATCTAAAAATCCTGAAGATGAAATCGATTATGACTCAGAGATATTTGAACTTGTAAAATCTATAAAGTCAAATTTCTCAATCTCTAGTGATAAAAAGACAGCACTTATAACAGTCACATATAGTGACAGTGACAGAAGTTATCCACCAGTTATCATCAACGCCTTTTTAAAAGACGCAAGTAAATACCTAGTGGATAACAATCTTAAAATCATAAATAGTAAACTGAGCTATTTTGAAAAAGAGCTTATTAAGGCTGATGGTTTTGAACTGCGTCAAAGTCTCTCACAGATGATTTCGGACATTCTTAAAGAGAAGGTGATGATACAGTCAAAAGTATATTATCAGTGTGATGTTTTAACACTTCCCTCCAAAGCTTACGTAAAAGACAAGAGTAAGCCTAAACGCGGACTTATTTTAGTTGTCTCGTTTGTTACAAGCATTATCCTTGGCATGTTCTTAGTTTTCTTTTTAGAGTTTATAAGAAAAGAGGAAGATTAAGAGGAGCAGGAGAGCCCGATGTTTTTATGCTCTTCTGGTGTCTCCTGCGCAAAGTGTTCATACTCAGGTAGTTCATCATAAGGATGCTCAGCAATATGAAGCAATGTTTGCGCCATAGAAAAATCTCCCAACTCTGCATGAGTAATGGCCTCTTGAAGCATATAGTTTTTCAAAACATACTTAGGGTTACTCTTTAACATAGCTTTTTTACGTTCAGACTCACTAACTACTTCTTGCTCTAGTCTCTTATCATACATCTTCAACCAGTTATCTATAGCTACAGGATTCATAGCGATATCATAGAGTGCAGATCTATCACCATCATAGTGGCTCAGTGTTCTAAAGAAAAGCGTATAGTCAACATAGCCATCTTGCAAGGCGACTAAAAGGTCCTCTATAAGTTCAAGATCATTATCTAACTTCAACTCTAACCCAAGTTTCTCTCTCATACTCTCTATGTAAGCATTTGGATATAAAGACGAGCCAAACTCATCGAGTTTTTTCTGCATCCTCTCTTTTGAGATAAGTGGAACGAGAGTTTCTGAGAGTTTAGTAAGGTTCCAGTAGGAGATGTTTGGCTGTTCGGCATAGCTATAGCGGCCAATTTTATCTGTGTGGTTACAGATGTATCCATACTTAAAATCATCCATCATTGCAAAGGGGCCGTAGTCTATAGTTAGCCCTGCTATAGACATATTGTCAGTATTCACAACGCCATGGCAAAAGCCTATCGCTTGCCACTTAGCGATTAAACTTGCGGTGGATTCCACTACTTCGCAAAACATTTTGTAAAATCTATCTTCATCATTTTTAAGGTGAGGATAGGACTCTTCTATAACATGCTCACAAAGTGCTTTTAGTTTATCATGCTCTTTTCTGTAAAAAAAGTACTCAAAAGTACCAAAGCGAACCCAGCTCTTTGACATTCGCATTACCATCGCCGCTTTTTCCATCTGATTTCGTATGATTTTTGTCTTCGAGCCAATGATGC encodes the following:
- a CDS encoding Wzz/FepE/Etk N-terminal domain-containing protein produces the protein MSDVATTNQDSHYIEEDEIDLRELWQTILKGKKIIAIVTVVIVALTFVYALKQPNVYKSESILIPTESASGGLGSLGGLAAMAGVSVGGGSMTPDVAFNSLLNNYEFMKKFVIKNKIYEYYSRDEFDKNYVFALGFRGFYEMFKSSKNPEDEIDYDSEIFELVKSIKSNFSISSDKKTALITVTYSDSDRSYPPVIINAFLKDASKYLVDNNLKIINSKLSYFEKELIKADGFELRQSLSQMISDILKEKVMIQSKVYYQCDVLTLPSKAYVKDKSKPKRGLILVVSFVTSIILGMFLVFFLEFIRKEED
- a CDS encoding protein adenylyltransferase SelO, producing the protein MNIENINLETPYLSLDSEFYDLSDPIPLDEPYLVSFSKEAAKLIDLDTKSVDDPLLVSLLNGSFTPKGAKPFAMCYSGHQFGHYNPWLGDGRASNLGRTNGWNLQLKGSGETMYSRMADGRTALRSSIREYLMSEAMHHLGIPTTRALGIIGSKTKIIRNQMEKAAMVMRMSKSWVRFGTFEYFFYRKEHDKLKALCEHVIEESYPHLKNDEDRFYKMFCEVVESTASLIAKWQAIGFCHGVVNTDNMSIAGLTIDYGPFAMMDDFKYGYICNHTDKIGRYSYAEQPNISYWNLTKLSETLVPLISKERMQKKLDEFGSSLYPNAYIESMREKLGLELKLDNDLELIEDLLVALQDGYVDYTLFFRTLSHYDGDRSALYDIAMNPVAIDNWLKMYDKRLEQEVVSESERKKAMLKSNPKYVLKNYMLQEAITHAELGDFSMAQTLLHIAEHPYDELPEYEHFAQETPEEHKNIGLSCSS